Part of the Spinacia oleracea cultivar Varoflay chromosome 5, BTI_SOV_V1, whole genome shotgun sequence genome, TCTTCTCAGATGCCCCTGTTCTAATTCAACCCTGCTGCTTCCTCCCTTTCCATTATATcatgaaaacaaaaaaaattatcattttttttggaattttttgttaAAAAGGTCACAGTATTTTGTGGATTTCCTGAAAATTAGTAGGCAATCTACCTCAAATATTAGTTGGAACTTAGAAGGCTGACAATCAAGGCATTCCAACAGAATGACAGACTTAGACCTAGTAACTGATATATACACCCCTAGCTTGACCAGGTCACTCTATGTCGCTCGTAGTTGATTCATTAGCTTAATCAAGAGGTAGATAGCCAGGATAGGAAGATTTGTGTGtgtatggggggggggggggggggttagaAGTTAGGCTAAGGAAACTTTGGAAACTTGTAGAATAGATATGCTGCAGACACCAACTACTCACTTGTCCCGCTGAAAATCTATCATGGACTTTTTTAGTTCGTTTTTGCACTTCTCCTGGAGTACACTAGTATAGCActgaaaattaaattctaaTACTTCCTGTGCTGTGGTTATGGAAGGGCTAGGAACCTCGTCAGCAGTGTATGAAAAAGTGCGCTTAATTTGTCCTAGGCAAAGCGTTTTGGAAGAAGCGCATTTTAAAGCGCTCTTTTCTGCACTTCATCGAAAttcttttttttctgttttaatttttattttatgcaggaatcttttttttattttttttattttttatgttgttACTGTGTTCTGAGCTACTCCCTAATGCCCTATTAATCCTTAACAATAGAAAGTGGGCCAAGAATcctaaagaaaaggaaaaagaagaagacaGCAGCCGGAGATGTTTATAGTATATTTGTTCCTAGTGGATAGTGCATGATAAACACTATATTATATGCTTTCTTTTTGTTAAAAGAAAGAGTAATAGAGAAGCAAATCTGATGTTCATATATTTTTGTGGTTTAAATACTTTATTTTAGTcagatatatatacatatagtaaagaaaccttttttttttttaaaagaaaaagtgCGCTTCACTTCGATGAGGCTTGCGCCTTGCGCTTAGGCTTTAGGGTTCTTATCGCTTTAGTGCTCTTTTACACTGCGGCCTGTCGCTAAAATTCAGCTGTTGGGTGATTGAGTCTTTAAGTATGGATGTTTCTATTTAACCAGGTTTACAATCATTAAAATCTCTTGTTGGTTCTTCTGCTATGCTGTTATAGCATGTctagtttcttttcttctttctttatgCACTGTAATTGGTGCGTTGTATTTCTGTGGTAACATTACAGTCTCTGTGGCTGTCTTGAATTTTGAGATTTCTGATTTGTCTCTCTTTTTTCGGAAAGTATTTGATTTGGCGCTTTggtaactactccgtatataataATTGTTGGTTATCCGTTTTAATTGCTGAGAAACCCAATATATGTGACAAGGGCAGTGCTTCTGTTAAGTGTTCCTTATGGTTGTCCGTTTATACATGCAGGGGATACAAGCGCTTCTTCAAGAGGAGTATGCTTGAACAATCTACTTATCTTAAGGATGACTGTCTGAAAATTAATTGTACTGTCGGTGTTGTAGTGTCATCGGTAGAATGTCCTAGATTGCACCCGATCCGGGTCCCTGAGTCTGACATGGGAATGCATTTTGGCATGTTGTTAGAAAACACAGAAGGTTCAGATATTGTTTTTGATGTGGCTGGAGAGAAGTTCCCAGCACATAGATTGGTCTTGGCTGCTCGGTCACCTATATTTCGATCTGAATTTTTGGACAAGTTAGAGGAAGGAAAAGAAGATATTGTCGTGACTGACGTGGAGCCTAAAGTATTCAAGGTGACATGCTTATTCTATTACAGTTTTCTTATGGTTCCAGACCTTTAGTCTGTCATCTAGTTTTGTAAATGATATATTATCTGTTCCCATGATGCAGACAGATTATATTTGACTGGTGGACTATTCTTTTTTTAAGTTGTTCTTCTTGCTCCTTCTCTATCCCTGTGTTTCACTTGCAGTAAGGATACCAGGGAAAATGGATTTGATTGCTATATCTTGAACGTTTTGCATGCTTTTCAGGCTATGTTGCACTTTATATACAAAGACGCTCTTGTAGAAGAGGCGGACCTTGCTTCATTAAGTTCCTCTTGTGAGTCCCATATAGCTGACTTGTTAATAGGTAAGCTATTGGCAGCAGCTGACAAATATGGACTTGGAAGGCTCAGGCAGTTGTGTGAAACTTCTTTGTGCAAGGGTATATCTGTCAGTACTGTCGGCGAGATTCTAGCATTGGCTGATTGCCACAACGCCACTGAACTGAAGGCTGTCTGTTTAAGATTTGCGGCTGAAAATCTTGCAGGttacattttttgtttttttctgcTTCTCCTACATGTTCTCTTGATTTGTTCCCTTTCTTCATCGTTATGCATGCCACTATGCCAGTGTGTGTCTTGGGGTAGGTTGTTGGACACTTGGACAGCCTATCTTATGAGATACGGAGTAAAATGGAACTGTAAAagttggaatttttttttatagaaaatatAATGTTTCCATTTGTAGTTGAGAGTTTGGTTACTTTTCGATCTGATGGTTACAACGATGGCCCTTTTCTGTAACTCAGTAAATGTAATACCTCGGTTGGTTTATTTGCAACCTCTGTTAAGACACTGTGCTATTTGTTTGGACAATTTCTGatattttgttttttcattGGTATGTAGCTGTTATGCGCTCTGATGGCTTTGAGTATCTTAAAGAGCACTGCCCTTCATTGCAGTCAGAGCTCTTGAAAACAGTTGCTGGTTGTGAGGATGATTGCAGTAGCGCAGGTGGAAAGTCACGTAGTGTGTGGGCCCAACTCTCTGATGGTGGTGATACTAATGAAAGAAGGGTTAGGCCAAGGACTTGATACTATTACTTATTGTATTGTACCAGTACTTCCTGCAATGAAGTACATATCAGAAGAAAGGGCGGTCAGGCAATAGAGAGAGGACAGTAACTTAACACCGCCATTGTTGTGCTGGTGTAATTGTTGTGAAGTGTGTTAACCTATGTACAAGTGGTTTAGCCTTCAAGTTGTTCAATTAACGCTTAGGGTGTTTTTGGCACCCAAGTTTGTTGATCAGTATGAAGTGCAAAATGTTCATGCAGAATGTCCATGTAAATCACTTCATTTTTCCTTAAAATTGCAATATTTGTCCAAGGGCTCCCTCTCACAAACACCCCCATATGAAGGGAATAAAAAATTATCATTAGTAAATCTCCTTACTGACATTAGTaaggattattattattaacccTACATAACATATTCTAATCTACATCTCTAATTCAGACAGTCCTCTTAAGTGTCTCCTCACATGTTATGAAATGTTTAAAGCTTGTTGATTGTACATAAAGTTGATTATCTTTTTGGTAGGTTTTGGTGGGCTAATTCTGGTGAAAGGGGTATCCATTGGGTAAAGAAGGATACTATCAATTGTCGAAAGTCATTGGGGAGGCTACACCCTCGTTTGGTTCATCTTCTCAATGATGCTCTTTTATTCAAATAGGCTATGCGGCTTCATCATAAGCATGATATTTGGGTTTCTAAATTCATCTTTAGTCCTCATGAGTCATGGCTTTTGTATTTGTAAGAATATGGGTAGAAACATTGCTATCAAGTTTCAAAGGTTTTGCTTGGAAGATTGAAAAAGGGACGAACATTCTGGCTACTAGTATGGCGTGGGTTAATGGAAATATTCCAGAGGTCAAGTCTAACCAAATTTTAGCAGACTCTGGAGGGTCATAAGTTAAAGATTTGATCGAGACCAATGGTATTCACTGCAACTTAGATATAACTAGTATTGATGCCCGTGCTATGCACGAATTTGTCAATTTCCGTACATCTTTGTCTTATTATGTCATCGTATATAagtaggtgttttataaattatacgTATAATAGAAAATTAAATAGGTCCCTTTTCAAGTTGGAATATAAATGTGTtcttaatatttaaaatgtttatgcaTAAGGCACCATAGACTTTGCATATACATATACTTTGTATAAGTATAGACTCCCtttgttcttattttttttctattctATTTAGTCCATCCTTTAAAGATTGCTTCATTTtcgtatattttttattaaatttaccCAATTGACCCATTTACTTTGCTTTCAGTTTCCTTTAATATAAAAGGAACTATTAatgtaataattaattaattctattcattacaactaaaatacattttctctctccatctATTTCTCTCTTGTTGGGTTCTCTTTGTAAAAGTTTGACATGGTATACTACGAAGTATATATCAATTTGACTATTctatcattttttttgtttgactATTTTATGCACTCCCTATGGTATTATGGTATTTTGTATTTGAGAAAATTCACTATGTGTAATTCTATCTTATTATTTTAAAGGGGATAATTGTATCTTAAATTTATCTGTTATTATCCCTGGTCGAGTACTTATTAAAtttatctttttttattttaaatatctgaaatatattatttacatatttgATGACGTGAAAATATATTAGTTAATCGTACTATtagaaattaataaattaagtaTTACTCCGTAGTAGTAAATAACACGAAAGTATCTTTCATAAATGACCCTCAATTTACCTACTTTTGTTGCCCTAATAAAGGTAAATTAAGTTCCCTATTTATTTGATcttcaatataaatttttaactataattaaaaataatatttgtaaAACTATAGggtaatatttaattatttattgaaaaaagtctaataaaataaataaaattaaaattaccaatttggaaaacaaaaaataacttGAAGAAGGACGAATGTCTGGCTAAGTAACGGCATCCTTGACGATGATGTtacaattacaaaaaaaaaaaaaaaaaagtgaaaccaATTACTAATTCATCGTTATTATCAATTGCTTAATTTCTCCATCTTACTTTGATTCATGTCTTTGATTACATTGCCGCGGGATGATCTATCCTCCATCTCAGAATGTTGGCTATTTTTATTATGAAATGTCGATTGTATTATGTTTTATcttgtaatattttttttatcatattGTTCAATTTTACTGTTTTAATAGTATGCtttaacacaaattcttatttacaatggttgtacaataaatattgtacaccaaagtaaaagttaactcaaaatgtctAAAAGTTaaacttatatatgtaaaagttatccaatttttattgataaattttttcattttaataaaaattgtttcttcaaaatcactaataatttataaaattaatcatttaactctttaaaatgtttatctatctacatttttttactaatataaaagttaatcaaaactaggttaaagttacaaaaaaataggtaaaagttatcttggtgtacaataaatttattgtacacctagtgcgcgcaagaccttttgatgcTTTAATTATTGTTGGTTTCAGAGAATGTTGGATGGATTATTGAGAAAATTGTTTGGCAATCTGGGCAGAATTGAGTTATTTTTTGTGGGTTAGGTTTTCAATATTGCATCGTTGACTTGACAATCTGAAATTAGGGCTTTTACATACATAGCACCCTTTAGATGATGTGCATGTTAGAGTTGTTTCTGATTTAGCTCGATGCATGTGTCGATTATGGCCTGTTGCATGGGTGGGTTTCAGAGGGCAAGCTTTATCTTAGAGATTTCACAGAAATTGGAGGTTTAtgaataagataaaataaattgAGGCGAACCATGGGAGCATAGCACTTGAATTCATACTTAATTGTCAgttcccgtcaaaaaaaaaaaatttgtcagTTATTAAGAGCACTTGTAACCTTAAAGTCCTTACCATTTATTTTGAAGTAGGAAAACCATTTGAATTCAAGAACAAATTCCTCTTTTACTTTAGTCAAACACTTTCTCATGCTTTCTTTTCCTTTAATAGCTGATTTTGGAACATGTTTCAGGGGCATGTGGTTGGCAACTATAAGCTGGAAATCAATTCGATTCCCAATCCTATAATGTGTtattatgtactccctccgtcccttaatattcgcaccggtttgaccggtgcggagtttaagacatttgaattaacttattaatttaatgggtgttagttgatagtggggtattttttaatatagttatggaaaatgtgtaagaggtggggagtggtgagtgggggtgtgaatttttaaatgattttttgtagggaataggggtgtaggtggggttagtaagtaagtgtgagaaataaaataatattaatataatttccatttatagaaacggtgcaagtattaagggacgacccgaaaaggaaagcggtgcaagtattaagggacggagggagtatgtgttATTATGTATGTTGGGATTTTTGTGCGTGAGTTTTTGTGTATTCCATCAAAAgcttatatacgaagtatataaaaaaaaagtagaagAGAAGTAGGATAAATTTTAGTTGGAATCTATCTTTATCATATCTCCAATGAATATTTAATCATGGCAAGactctaatattatttatttaattaattagtaagtTCACTATAAGTGATGACGTggaaatcctacgtggcgctccgaaaattcttgaaaaaactcccctttatatatatatatattatattcgACAAGGATTTGAGTGTAAGGATGCTAATGAGATCTCACAAATCTCTATTACATAAGTGAAGAGGGGAGGAGCATTTCGGTAATCACACGTCTGGTGTCCCTCTTGAAATAGTCCATTATACCCTTGGtaaatgaaaaacaattttttagGGTAAAATTGCTAAAAGGGACCTTTTATAGTCCAAATTTTGCGAAAAATGaccttaattttttattttatttttgtaaaaacacacctaaatgaaaaaattatttgcgaaagacaaaaaaaaagaatattcaGGCATTGACTCTCCAAAACCTGCGTTGACTCTCACGTGCTCCCTGTTTTCTCTAAATGCACCCCTTTTTCCCTCCAAAAGTGTGAGTATATAACCCACTttcaaaacctaaaaaaaaaaaaatctggcaAAACCCTTCACCTCCTGCAGCGCCATCAATGAAGCTTCCATCAATGAAGCGTCATCAATGAAGGACGAAAAAATAGACCAATAAGCACAGTAAGTCATCATCAATGGTCCAACTACTTATattcaatgttttttttttctcatttttggCAAAAAATTATGACTCTTTTTTCCCTTTTTGGCGAAATATTATGTACCTTCTGCTAATCTTTGCTCCTGCTGTACTTCTATGGCTAATAATGAAAAGGGAAAGGCGTCATCATCAAGGAAAAGGAAGAGGAAGGAGACAAGAGTCAACAACTACCTAAATTACAGAGTAATACACAAAGATAGGTAAATTACCATTTTTAAACCTTGATTTTACTGTAAAAATTAGGGCTTAGTTTACTAATTAATTGGGATTAGTGAAACACGTGTATTTGTTAAATTCTGGCAATATTACTTAGTGTTCCTAAAAAATCGATTATAATACTGATTAGGGTTTATTGTTGATAATTGAATAAATTGATGCTTTATGTGGTTGTTTATGTGTGGTTATTACGGATGATTAATTACGAATAGATATGTAATGGTGGGAAATTTGGTCTTAATTAATATGGTTGCTTAATTTGGATATTTTGACACATTTTGCcaaattgttgaatttgtaatgttgaattatttgttgttGGCATATCTGTgatgaaattgaaaattgaatgtAGTGTGTCGTTGTATGTGCATCAAGTTTAACGGTAGGATTAACGTAGAACAAAGTTGGTATAAATTGATGGAGCCCGTCACTATTAGGTTGTTCCATGGGGGTCAGTTTATATCTAGAAATAACAAAACTACGTATGAGAGGGGGGAAATCCTAAGGTTGGTATGTCACTCAAAACAAATGTGGAGGAAATTTGCTACTTTGAATTTGTAGATTGGATTAGGAGGGAATTGAGATACGAAGAAGTAGGTCAGATATGGTTTAAGAAGCGAGGGTGTAGTTTACATGGGAATGGAAGGAAAGCGATCAAGAGTGATGTTGAGATTCCCGAGTTTTTGAGTGCACCCGAGAAGGATGGGTCGTACCAATTGTATGTGACACATGTTGAGAAGGAGTATGATGATCGTAGTCGTTTTCCCACATATGTGAAGTGGTATAGTGATAGTGGAACCCAATCAAGTGGTGGAGGGAGAAATTATGTGAGTGGTGACACATCAAGGGGGGGCCCACACATTAATCTAGTCAGCAGTACAGTCAGCAGCTCAagtcaaaaccctaattctggTCAACACTCTACACATAGCCACACTATAAATAACTTTCCTCCACACACAAATCAGTCCAAAATACTCCCACCTTTCAttctgcccccccccccccactgtCCTGCTTCCATCCACACTACTCAAATTTCCCCCACTGTTAGAGAAAGCAGTGAGACAAAAAATCCGAACAGTGTCCCTTTTTAAGAGAACACTTACTGAAAAGGAGGCATTGCTGAAACACAAATCAGCTGGGGGTGAGGGAAGAGCTGCTGTGGGTGAGGAAAGAGTTGCTGAGGGTGATCAGATTTCAACTAGGGGTGAGGGAGCCAAGGAGATATCTATTGATAATGAGCTGATAGCTGAAACAGGTGAGCAGAGATCCAGAACAGCTGAGTGTGAGGGGAGAGCCGCAGGA contains:
- the LOC110798608 gene encoding BTB/POZ and MATH domain-containing protein 4, whose product is MSEPSTAVISPTSSRVVTETVNGSHKFVIQGYSLAKGMGVGKHIASDNFSVGGYQWAIYFYPDGKNPEDNSAYVSVFIALASEGTDVRALFELTLVDQGDQPKHKVHSHFDRSLESGPYTLKYRGSMWGYKRFFKRSMLEQSTYLKDDCLKINCTVGVVVSSVECPRLHPIRVPESDMGMHFGMLLENTEGSDIVFDVAGEKFPAHRLVLAARSPIFRSEFLDKLEEGKEDIVVTDVEPKVFKAMLHFIYKDALVEEADLASLSSSCESHIADLLIGKLLAAADKYGLGRLRQLCETSLCKGISVSTVGEILALADCHNATELKAVCLRFAAENLAAVMRSDGFEYLKEHCPSLQSELLKTVAGCEDDCSSAGGKSRSVWAQLSDGGDTNERRVRPRT